tgtaagatgatatacataaaccataaaggcaattatatatataattatatagtaataataaatatatgcatatatatatatttatacacacacatatatacacacacatacacaaatgcacatacatattgatacatttatatgcatacatatatacacatatataaacatatatatatatatatatatatatacacatacgtatatacacacatatacatgcatatatacacatacatgcatatatacacatacatatatatttatatatattatcattttccaacgatcaatagatttacgatcagctcctgtggattggaggatagctaatgctatcccacttttcaagaaaggagcgtgagagaaaacggaaaattacagaccagttagcccgactttggtggtgtgaaagatgctggagtcaattattaaagatgcaataatggggcatttggatagcagtaaaaggatctgtccaagtcaacatggatttatgaaaggaaaatcatgtttgactaatcttctggatttttttgccacaaggcttggtgttggggctgcaactgtttagatagatatagatatgccatttattgtcactatacatgtacagtgaaactgaaagctgctcgtactcagtgcatacatacaattttacacaaaaaacaagaaacagaaaacaaaacagaagggagatgggggggggggggggggggaataggtgcacaaattctacggcgctacatacatatatacagatggaagtccgtgttgggcggtgtagtcagtgcatgtgtggatttgaatttatggtagatataattctcgggaagcagctattcctgagtctgtttgtcctggatttgatgcacctatagcgccttccagagggcagcaggtcgaacagtccaaacgcaggatgggagctgtctttggtgatcttctttgccctgctaaggcagcgggaggtgtagatgtccatcagggaggggagagggcaaccaatgatcctctgcgctgtcctggttaccctctgaagcctctccctgtctgccatggtgcagctgccataccatgctgtaatgcagtatgtcagcaggctctcgatggacgagcggtagaaggtcagcagcaggttagagtccaggttgtgcttcctgaggaccctcaggaagtgcagccgctgctgagccttcttgatgaccgctgtcgtgttgtccgtccaggagatgtcagccgcgatatggacgccgagaaaccggaaggtgttgaccctctccacacactcgccgttgatgtgtagggggactaagtcggtgctgtgcctcctgaagtcgacaatgagctcttttgttttcctggtgttcagagcaagattgttttctgagcaccaggttgtcaacttcaggacttcctctctgtaggctgcctcgtctccctttgaaataagtccgaccacagtagtgtcgtcagcaaatttgacgatgcggttgttgttgtgggccggactacagtcgtaggtgtagagacagtataagagggggcttagcacacagccctgtggggaaccggtactcaacctgcgagtggaggagaggtgggggccaagtctcacagtctggggccggtttgtgaggaaatccttaatccaggcacatgtgacagtggggaggccgagagttaccagtttaccaatgaggatgtccgggatgattgtgttaaaggctgaactaaaatccacaaagagcatccggacgtagctctgcccctgctccagatggctcagcacagagtggagagctacggtgatggcgtcttctgtggatctgttttggcgataagcgaattggtgggggtcgaagtctggtggtagatagtccttgatgtgctggaggaccaatctctcgaagcacttcgtgattaccggagtgagggcaacaggacggtagtcattaaggctggtgatgggagacttcttcggcacagggacgattgtggctgattttaggcaggacggaataactgcctgggccagggagagattgaaaattctggtgaagatggcagtgagctggtgggcgcacgctttgagcaccttaccagggactccatctgggccggtagccttcttggtgttggggctgcaactgtttaccatatatattaatgattttgaaaagggaattaggagcaaaactaatgcatacatacctacatatgtacccatgcgctgctgtgacccgagccccagagattcggaggctccaaccgcaggcctggcagacagtaatatcggagcctgcgggtccctgctgggagaccgcttttcggggcttccgcaacggcaaattattccgcccgagtagcgggggtcgaggatgacctggagcggggccttacatcatcgcccggcgtggcttaaatggctgcggcacttttctagcgcacgccgggggctccaacaacctctatgaggttcaagtgacaaataaattgtattgtgtattgtgtatatttaaattaatctggcaagttggtcaaataacatgggcaccttcttgctttttttgcgacatggattttttaaatgtgaatgtctcatatcaacacatttgtgggtcaacagtattttgtatcaacccccacaatttcaaataattctcaattgaacttcttaaacaggaaaacaatttttatttacatcattttgtgcacGACATATACAGGCTTGCAGAATTTGCAGAATTTAGAATATCAGATAATCAATAAAAGTGATGTCACATTCTACACATTTCAAACAAAGGACAAAATTTGCAGCTTATACACAATCAattgactaagtgggacccgttgggataaGATTTACACAATTCACATTATTCTGTGTGCGAGTTATACAGGGTTGCAGTtcagcatatcagctaaccagtgaaagtgatgtacaatttaacgtatgtaacacaatgatagccccacccctgCTTCACCAAACAGCAAAATGTCCAacatagatacaataataaataaatcgccaTTCGCATTATATTTGTGCAGTtagcaaatcacaatttcacacaatgtacataagaggGCAGTTATTTCACAAATACTCCGCAGTTCGGTGTAGATCATGTCCAatgtcgacatctgaaattacagaaaatatctgcagtcaatatgctcttattctgcattaaataacagagatgtagaaagaaaatgctcttgagaagatttctacaaggatgttgccatgaggacTCAACTATCTGAGCTCAATGAACTAACCAgaagtaataaatgttttcttacctttcctccttaatggggaacctgaagaaagacaagtCGTATTGCCCACATTGCCGATTGCCGATTGTttttgcaggagtggtccatcttgagcacatggtattggtggtagggtgatcacatggatagaaaattgattggtagacaggaagcaaagagtaggagtgaacgggtccttttcagaatggcaggcagtgtcgagTGGAGTGCCGTAAGGTTTGttattggggccgcaactgtttaccatatatattaatgatttggaagagtgaattaggagcaacactcgcaagtttgcaaatgacacaaagctgggtggcagtgtgaactgtgaagaggatgttaggaggttgcagggtgacctggacaggttgagtgagtgggcagatgcatggcatgtGCAGTAtactatagataaatgtgaggttatccactttgaaggcaaaaacaagggggctgattattatctcaatagatttaggttaggtaagggggatgtgcagcgagacctgggcgtccttgtacaacggccactgaaagttggcttagaggtacagcaggcagtaaagaaagctatggaatgttggccttcataacaagaggatttcagtatagagtgaagaggttcttctgcagcgtaggtttacgagattgatccctgggttggTGGGActgtatatgaggaaagattgaaaagactaggcttgtattcactggagtttagaaggatgagggggaatcttatagaaacatattaaattattaaaggactgggcaagctagatgcaggagaaatgttcccaatgttgggtgagtccagaaccaggggccagtcttagaataaagggcaggtaatttaagactaaggtgagaagaaactttttcacccagagaaatgtgtgaatttatggaattccctgccacagagggcagtggaagcctagtcactggatggatttaagagagagttagatagagctctagcggctagtgaagtcaaggaatagggggagaaggcaggcacgggttattgataggggacgatcacccacgatcacaatgaatggcggtgctagcttgaagggccaaattgactcctcctgcatctattttctatgtttctatgtttgctccactataggatctgtgCAGAGGCCGAAGGGAAGATCCTATCTTTGGGCAGAAGCAAGATACTCCCACAGAGTATCCATTCCTgcccattaggttcccattgtgatgaagaacacgcaggcatgaaaagtggaaaaatgatttattaaagtttaacatctcttaaaatataacaacattttaaatgtcaaagatgagtataattctttcttgctgtgcctcttgttgctgctcactgcatctttatgtctctttgttgttgataaaaaaaagagacaatttcaATAGACAGAGATTCAGCGGTCAgactttaacaaagaaaatccttcttcagagctcTGCTGTCATTTACATTTGGTGTGATTTGAAGATCAGGTGTTTCAGGAGTTGTAGAGACACTGCTGGGTTCTTCCCGCGGAACTTTGTCTGCAGCTGAGCAGTAAGAATGTTCTGTCTGTATGTTGTATGGCACTGCCAAtacaagaaaaaagaaaaagggggaATGAAATGGCAAGCatactaattaaaaaaataatcatctaCTActgaaagtctgttcttgaccgttttttgccatctgtgctgcgatttccgagagaatgccgccacctacggccgtttcgctcagagcccccctccgccgcatgtgtgccgaggttctccccccctttcctctatccccccctttcctctccacccccccccccctcccccccctcccccacaccccctaccctccaccatcccccctccctcccccctccctgctccccacctcatccccctctctctccccctcactctctctctctcctccccatctcccccacctttccgctcacacccccccctccctcttatcctcctctccacccctatcccacttgcccctctctctgtgtctctgtctctctctctctctcctctcccccttctctctctgcccccgcccgccccccgcccccgctcttgatgtgactgcaagttgggggctatgcttcagtagatagggtggttatggggtaaaaggagcaaattaatcatattaattttatatcaagggggtaattagcgtgaatgcgagagggggatagttagtgtgcgtgacgctgcgtgccgcccacctcccacaaccgcacgttgggggatcacacaacgggtctgcacttggtctagttataattAAATATATATGTGATGCACCAATTTCAATCTACCAGAATAAAATCATGATCTATATATTTTTGTAGGTTTTTTATAAATTTAATCAATTCAAATGTTCTAATAATTAGGCTTGAGGAAGTTTTAAATGGATGTTCTTACTTGAATTAAATACTAGTACGCATTCCACCACCCACACTGTGCAGTCTTATATGTGATTATAGTTTTGTGAACATTTCACAAATGAAAATCAAAGTACCATACATGCCATTACATATTGACCATTAGCAATCATATCAGGTTGGATACAATTTTTTTCTCATATTTAGCCAAAGTGAGagaatataaattattttaaaaaggagAAAATTACTTGCCTCGTTGCTGTTTTAAAGGCGTTGGTGAGGATGGGAGGTTCACATTCGTCCTCTTGAGTAACCTCCGTTGGGAAGACAGACGTTTCGGCGGGTTAGGAACGTCGAAGAGCGTTGGAACAGCATTCCAATTTAGCCTGTTCTTAGTCTGCTTGTTGGAAAACTGGTCAAGTTCAAAGTGTACAGAACAAAGACAACAGTTGGCTGACAAGTACTCCGTACTTCGGTGTAGGAAatcttgtcgacgagtattctggacccaccgttgacatctgaaattacaggagatatcatttatgattaactaataataaaaaaaaatgatcatAACTAGATGCCTGCACAATGGATGACATATCACTtaagtgcaattgttttcagttgtgtggagagacctgtatattgacgaTGCTTTTTGTCTCTTATATGTCATttcaccttaaatgtagaagagtttattagagaggggagagagggatcgagagaagggagagggatcgagagaagggagagggatcgagagaagggagagggagaaggggggagaagggagaaggggagagggagaagggggagagggagaagggggagagggagaaggtgagaagggggagagggagaagggggagagagggagaagggggggagagggagaaggggggggagggagggtggaacgATAGCATGTTATAACgttcagccgtcccattccgaccaaagattatagtgcAGAGCTACTCTACTATCTTTCATTGCAACCGCCGCCGCCGAatccccggcccaccattgcacccaaagatgatagagctgagttgtataatctttgattgTACCCTTCTTcacgacaattcgagggatataacggGTAACAGCCGCCGCGTTCTCGGACTCgagtctgagctcgaaaaatctcgtggtcactgggcccaatgtgtcccgcgggccatattttggagaccaaacccttacaagaacaaaacaaaaaacgtatagaagtgttaaacttgtctttattattgtggtaagtaaagatgtaataaaataagtctaataactttctaatgtaccgacaaaccccgtggccgttgatgggagaacagaaaataacattttcacgacagaatatcgacaaaaaattataataatatattcttacctttcttttttattggggaacctaagaatgacagctctggtcgtttagatttacgattagaacagttgatagcggagcagtgagatgaagatttagctgaggacgccattacagcccaataaatgcttaacaatatggcgtcgacggtcacacacgtcatactacgcgtttttcgaggagtggtctatcttgtccctctaggatctttggtctgaagaagggtttcggctcgaaacgttgcctatttccttcgctccatagatgctgccgcacccgctgagtttctccagcaatcttgtctacatttgattttccagcatctgcagttccttcttgaacatgagaTGTATGCTATTGTGTGTTGGCTGAATATGTGCCCATGATGCTGTTGCAAGAAAATTGTTTATTGTACCCGTACCTCACCATATATGTTTGACAATAAACTTTATATGGAATACTTTTTTCTCCTAGTTTGTATTTAATATTACATGACCTTTTCAAGCAACTAATCTAAATGCATTTAGCAATGCAGCCCCACTAATAAATTTAGTGATTTCGGTTTTCATAATATCTGTATTTGTCTAATCCATTTATCTTTGGGATGTTATTTGCATGCAgaatttgcagacattttcagtgCTCAAGCAAATCAAAAATATCGATCCATTGAAAATCAACTGTGTTAGTTTTCTATTAAATGAGACGCATTTGATTGGTGACGATACGCAAACAGACACAGTCATCAATTCTAATTTGGCCCATTAGTTGTTTCCAGTGGGAAATATCTCAAGTAGAACACTCTTCTGAAAAGCATCACGTTATTATTCATGGATGTTTATAGTGTTGGATGATGCACCATTCAAATAGGTGTTTTGCATCATGTTGAGATTCTCAAACATTGCTGTAAGTGCACTCAGtcgggcatagaaacatagaaattaggtgcaggagtaggccattcggcccttcgagcctgcaccgccattcaatatgatcatggctgatcatccaactcagtatcccgtacctgccttctctccataccctctgatccccttagccacaagggccacatctaactccctcttaaatatagccaatgaactggcctcaactaccctctgtggcagagagttccaaagattcaccactctctgtgtgaaaaaagtttttctcatctcggttttaaaggatttcccccttatctttaagctgtgaccccttgtcctggacttccccaacatcaggaacaatcttcctgcatctagcctgtccaaccgcttaagaattttgtaagtttctataagatcccctctcaatctcctaaattctagagagtacaaaccaagtctatccagtctttcttcataagacagtcctgacgtcccaggaatcagtctggtgaaccttctctgcactccctgtatggcaataatgtccttcctcagatttggagaccaaaaatgtacgcaatactccaggtgtggtctcaccaagggcaAGTGGAGAGCATTCCATCATGTTCCTGTTACACTCCTGGTATAACAGGAACATGATTTTGGAAACACACACCAGTCCCTactgtgaagatgtggattacaaacatgtctgagacactacatttggaaaatattagacttgtcttggcagaaaaaccagatcaatttttcaagacatggacaccctttaccgaattcGTACAAGGATAGTATGACGCATAGGCTGTGGGCGAAGAGCTTTATTGTactgtttcgtgacccaagtcaccaaactacatgaaattgtcacatattgtgtaaaataattatataaatcaccccagaAACTCgacatgaacaagacttgcacatttttattaaattagagaaaagcCAGAAAAATTTTGCGTAATTTTTAGTTCAATCAAAGCATGttgctttgcttcaggctagcacacaacatggctgagggtgcctctacagatgcctgttttactggagattccgatttgttgttctgtggaataaatgtcgtggaaacttgcagcagggtaattgaatttggtgcgaaaagcattaaaaaggctgaagaatgtgctgctaagtggaagaaagccttgaaagcaaagtcactgctgaggtgctggaacacaaagacagccaggaatcaactctaactgaaaggtaagatttaaagtctgaatttatgaaaatctatctgtatggactttaattaatttaattgctcaacttcatgaatgtgaataaattcattcattcatgaagttgagggcctaaactatttgtatccataacacagtcaattaaacattgtcaataATGCCAGCTTgtagtagagtaataagtctttaacagctaatctatgagctgcctgcgataacttaccgggaaaaggtgttccaaccgcggggcctaggtacttaatatagtgaagccgcggtctcaattaagaagcggccgattcgcaaaCGCGGAACCGccgatcatctccgcggggggggtggggtgtggaagCTGTACATAatgccgtctgtagcggccgttTCCAGCCCCCGgccacgggagaaaaacggagggatattgaTCGCAATTTATAGGTTTCCATTGCAGTGaaaaatggtcagaaatggttgatgtttctgtagaaatgaattggtgatatgtgaacttgaactagtttttctatggtagtgacctattgttattctcattaacattaagaagaggttgacattttatgaattgaagtccatgcatacttaatgactatgagattttttttttctgtagcctctacttaaacttgaaataactt
Above is a window of Leucoraja erinacea ecotype New England chromosome 35, Leri_hhj_1, whole genome shotgun sequence DNA encoding:
- the LOC129713184 gene encoding THAP domain-containing protein 2-like, with amino-acid sequence MTCVTVDAILLSIYWAVMASSAKSSSHCSAINCSNRKSKRPELSFLGSPIKKKGEMTYKRQKASSIYRSLHTTENNCTCQRWVQNTRRQDFLHRSTEYLSANCCLCSVHFELDQFSNKQTKNRLNWNAVPTLFDVPNPPKRLSSQRRLLKRTNVNLPSSPTPLKQQRVPYNIQTEHSYCSAADKVPREEPSSVSTTPETPDLQITPNVNDSRALKKDFLC